Proteins encoded within one genomic window of Manduca sexta isolate Smith_Timp_Sample1 chromosome 18, JHU_Msex_v1.0, whole genome shotgun sequence:
- the LOC115441571 gene encoding probable nuclear hormone receptor HR3 isoform X3, which translates to MDCFELFEGFSYSMPSTIRAQIEIIPCKVCGDKSSGVHYGVITCEGCKGFFRRSQSTVVNYQCPRNKACVVDRVNRNRCQYCRLQKCLKLGMSRDAVKFGRMSKKQREKVEDEVRYHKAQMRAQNDAAPDSVYDAQQQTPSSSDQFHGHYNGVLNTNSRYPGYASPLSSYGYNNAGPPLTSNMSSIQAQPQAQQPYDYADSTTTYEPKQPGYLDADFIGQDDQQKSTTIVRPSGSTSTTTATTATTTMRQTTINELPRSRLQEFDRYEQDRIQSPASISSGVINIKQEIKPETSMGVDNIVASYVDSTTFLHSPSNIQHSPMDIQNTVLVSGQSSVSLTSEDLSPDDLTSSSGHGRLMDPLNINMSGMGMVNPNAVSNRRHQGSSHSVSSDDLPLEGDISKVLVKSLAEAHANTNPKLEYINEMFSKPQDVSKLLFYNSMTYEEMWLDCADKLTAMIQNIIEFAKLIPGFMKLTQDDQILLLKSGSFELAIVRLSRLIDVNREQVLYGDVVLPIRECVHARDPRDMALVSGIFEAAKSIARLKLTESELALYQSLVLLWPERHGVMGNTEIRCLFNMSMSAMRHEIEANHAPLKGDVTVLDTLLAKIPTFRELSLMHLGALSRFKMTHPHHVFPALYKELFSLDSVLDYTHG; encoded by the exons CCCAAATCGAGATAATACCGTGCAAAGTTTGCGGCGACAAGTCGTCCGGCGTGCACTATGGGGTGATCACATGCGAGGGCTGCAAAGGATTCTTCAGGCGTTCGCAGAGCACAG TGGTGAACTACCAGTGCCCGCGCAACaaggcctgcgtggtggaccGCGTCAACCGCAACAGATGCCAGTACTGCCGCCTGCAGAAGTGCCTCAAACTCGGCATGAGCCGTGatg CGGTCAAATTCGGTCGCATGTCAAAGAAACAACGTGAAAAAGTGGAGGATGAAGTGCGGTACCACAAAGCGCAAATGAGGGCGCAGAATGATGCCGCCCCAGACTCGGTGTACGACGCACAGCAGCAGACGCCGAGCTCCAGTGATCAATTCCATGGTCATTACAATGG AGTCCTGAACACCAATTCCAGATACCCTGGGTACGCGTCGCCGCTGTCATCGTACGGGTACAACAACGCCGGCCCACCGCTCACTTCTAACATGAGCAGCATCCAGGCCCAGCCACAGGCTCAGCAGCCGTACGACTACGCAGACTCCACCACCACCTACGAGCCCAAGCAGCCGGGCTACTTGGACGCTGACTTTATTGGCCAGG ACGATCAGCAAAAAAGCACGACCATCGTTCGACCGTCCGGATCGACGTCCACAACAACAGCAACCACAGCGACGACGACAATGCGGCAAACGACCATCAACGAGTTACCACGGAGCAGACTCCAAGAGTTCGATCGGTACGAACAGGACAGGATCCAGTCACCGGCCTCTATATCCAGTGGCGTGATCAACATAAAGCAGGAGATAAAACCGGAAACGTCTATGGGCGTCGACAACATCGTGGCGAGTTATGTGGACTCAACAACCTTCCTCCATAGTCCGTCAAATATCCAGCATAGTCCTATGGATATTCAGAATACGGTACTAGTCAGTGGTCAGAGTTCAGTGTCTCTGACTAGCGAGGACTTGAGCCCAGACGACCTGACGTCCAGCAGTGGGCATGGCCGGTTGATGGACCCCTTGAACATAAACATGTCCGGGATGGGAATGGTGAACCCCAACGCGGTGTCGAACCGACGGCACCAGGGCTCGAGTCACAGTGTTTCCAGCGATGACTTGCCGC TAGAAGGCGACATCAGCAAAGTCCTTGTGAAGAGTCTGGCGGAAGCGCACGCGAACACAAATCCAAAATTGGAGTACATAAACGAGATGTTCAGTAAACCGCAGGACGTTTCCAA GCTGTTGTTCTACAACTCGATGACGTACGAGGAGATGTGGCTCGACTGCGCCGACAAGCTGACAGCGATGATACAGAACATCATAGAGTTCGCCAAACTCATACCAGGGTTCATGAAGCTCACGCAAGATGATCAGATTCTGCTGTTAAAGTCAG gaTCGTTTGAGCTTGCCATCGTGCGTTTGTCGCGGCTGATCGACGTCAATCGCGAGCAGGTGTTATACGGAGATGTGGTACTGCCAATTAGAGAATGTGTTCATGCGCG TGATCCGCGCGATATGGCCCTAGTTTCGGGTATATTTGAGGCCGCGAAGAGCATTGCGCGACTCAAGCTTACTGAGTCTGAGTTAGCGTTATATCAAAGCTTAGTGCTGCTTTGGCCAG AACGTCACGGTGTAATGGGTAACACGGAGATCCGATGTCTATTCAACATGTCAATGTCGGCGATGCGTCATGAGATTGAAGCGAACCACGCGCCTTTGAAAGGGGATGTCACAGTGTTGGACACGCTTCTTGCGAAGATACCCACCTTcag GGAACTTTCACTGATGCATTTGGGAGCTCTGAGCCGCTTCAAGATGACTCACCCACACCACGTATTTCCAGCTCTTTATAAGGAACTGTTCTCTTTAGACAGTGTTCTTGATTACACACACGGATAA
- the LOC115441571 gene encoding probable nuclear hormone receptor HR3 isoform X4 produces MTDHCFVVRSHKTAQIEIIPCKVCGDKSSGVHYGVITCEGCKGFFRRSQSTVVNYQCPRNKACVVDRVNRNRCQYCRLQKCLKLGMSRDAVKFGRMSKKQREKVEDEVRYHKAQMRAQNDAAPDSVYDAQQQTPSSSDQFHGHYNGVLNTNSRYPGYASPLSSYGYNNAGPPLTSNMSSIQAQPQAQQPYDYADSTTTYEPKQPGYLDADFIGQDDQQKSTTIVRPSGSTSTTTATTATTTMRQTTINELPRSRLQEFDRYEQDRIQSPASISSGVINIKQEIKPETSMGVDNIVASYVDSTTFLHSPSNIQHSPMDIQNTVLVSGQSSVSLTSEDLSPDDLTSSSGHGRLMDPLNINMSGMGMVNPNAVSNRRHQGSSHSVSSDDLPLEGDISKVLVKSLAEAHANTNPKLEYINEMFSKPQDVSKLLFYNSMTYEEMWLDCADKLTAMIQNIIEFAKLIPGFMKLTQDDQILLLKSGSFELAIVRLSRLIDVNREQVLYGDVVLPIRECVHARDPRDMALVSGIFEAAKSIARLKLTESELALYQSLVLLWPERHGVMGNTEIRCLFNMSMSAMRHEIEANHAPLKGDVTVLDTLLAKIPTFRELSLMHLGALSRFKMTHPHHVFPALYKELFSLDSVLDYTHG; encoded by the exons CCCAAATCGAGATAATACCGTGCAAAGTTTGCGGCGACAAGTCGTCCGGCGTGCACTATGGGGTGATCACATGCGAGGGCTGCAAAGGATTCTTCAGGCGTTCGCAGAGCACAG TGGTGAACTACCAGTGCCCGCGCAACaaggcctgcgtggtggaccGCGTCAACCGCAACAGATGCCAGTACTGCCGCCTGCAGAAGTGCCTCAAACTCGGCATGAGCCGTGatg CGGTCAAATTCGGTCGCATGTCAAAGAAACAACGTGAAAAAGTGGAGGATGAAGTGCGGTACCACAAAGCGCAAATGAGGGCGCAGAATGATGCCGCCCCAGACTCGGTGTACGACGCACAGCAGCAGACGCCGAGCTCCAGTGATCAATTCCATGGTCATTACAATGG AGTCCTGAACACCAATTCCAGATACCCTGGGTACGCGTCGCCGCTGTCATCGTACGGGTACAACAACGCCGGCCCACCGCTCACTTCTAACATGAGCAGCATCCAGGCCCAGCCACAGGCTCAGCAGCCGTACGACTACGCAGACTCCACCACCACCTACGAGCCCAAGCAGCCGGGCTACTTGGACGCTGACTTTATTGGCCAGG ACGATCAGCAAAAAAGCACGACCATCGTTCGACCGTCCGGATCGACGTCCACAACAACAGCAACCACAGCGACGACGACAATGCGGCAAACGACCATCAACGAGTTACCACGGAGCAGACTCCAAGAGTTCGATCGGTACGAACAGGACAGGATCCAGTCACCGGCCTCTATATCCAGTGGCGTGATCAACATAAAGCAGGAGATAAAACCGGAAACGTCTATGGGCGTCGACAACATCGTGGCGAGTTATGTGGACTCAACAACCTTCCTCCATAGTCCGTCAAATATCCAGCATAGTCCTATGGATATTCAGAATACGGTACTAGTCAGTGGTCAGAGTTCAGTGTCTCTGACTAGCGAGGACTTGAGCCCAGACGACCTGACGTCCAGCAGTGGGCATGGCCGGTTGATGGACCCCTTGAACATAAACATGTCCGGGATGGGAATGGTGAACCCCAACGCGGTGTCGAACCGACGGCACCAGGGCTCGAGTCACAGTGTTTCCAGCGATGACTTGCCGC TAGAAGGCGACATCAGCAAAGTCCTTGTGAAGAGTCTGGCGGAAGCGCACGCGAACACAAATCCAAAATTGGAGTACATAAACGAGATGTTCAGTAAACCGCAGGACGTTTCCAA GCTGTTGTTCTACAACTCGATGACGTACGAGGAGATGTGGCTCGACTGCGCCGACAAGCTGACAGCGATGATACAGAACATCATAGAGTTCGCCAAACTCATACCAGGGTTCATGAAGCTCACGCAAGATGATCAGATTCTGCTGTTAAAGTCAG gaTCGTTTGAGCTTGCCATCGTGCGTTTGTCGCGGCTGATCGACGTCAATCGCGAGCAGGTGTTATACGGAGATGTGGTACTGCCAATTAGAGAATGTGTTCATGCGCG TGATCCGCGCGATATGGCCCTAGTTTCGGGTATATTTGAGGCCGCGAAGAGCATTGCGCGACTCAAGCTTACTGAGTCTGAGTTAGCGTTATATCAAAGCTTAGTGCTGCTTTGGCCAG AACGTCACGGTGTAATGGGTAACACGGAGATCCGATGTCTATTCAACATGTCAATGTCGGCGATGCGTCATGAGATTGAAGCGAACCACGCGCCTTTGAAAGGGGATGTCACAGTGTTGGACACGCTTCTTGCGAAGATACCCACCTTcag GGAACTTTCACTGATGCATTTGGGAGCTCTGAGCCGCTTCAAGATGACTCACCCACACCACGTATTTCCAGCTCTTTATAAGGAACTGTTCTCTTTAGACAGTGTTCTTGATTACACACACGGATAA
- the LOC115441571 gene encoding probable nuclear hormone receptor HR3 isoform X5 — MHCVGSQIEIIPCKVCGDKSSGVHYGVITCEGCKGFFRRSQSTVVNYQCPRNKACVVDRVNRNRCQYCRLQKCLKLGMSRDAVKFGRMSKKQREKVEDEVRYHKAQMRAQNDAAPDSVYDAQQQTPSSSDQFHGHYNGVLNTNSRYPGYASPLSSYGYNNAGPPLTSNMSSIQAQPQAQQPYDYADSTTTYEPKQPGYLDADFIGQDDQQKSTTIVRPSGSTSTTTATTATTTMRQTTINELPRSRLQEFDRYEQDRIQSPASISSGVINIKQEIKPETSMGVDNIVASYVDSTTFLHSPSNIQHSPMDIQNTVLVSGQSSVSLTSEDLSPDDLTSSSGHGRLMDPLNINMSGMGMVNPNAVSNRRHQGSSHSVSSDDLPLEGDISKVLVKSLAEAHANTNPKLEYINEMFSKPQDVSKLLFYNSMTYEEMWLDCADKLTAMIQNIIEFAKLIPGFMKLTQDDQILLLKSGSFELAIVRLSRLIDVNREQVLYGDVVLPIRECVHARDPRDMALVSGIFEAAKSIARLKLTESELALYQSLVLLWPERHGVMGNTEIRCLFNMSMSAMRHEIEANHAPLKGDVTVLDTLLAKIPTFRELSLMHLGALSRFKMTHPHHVFPALYKELFSLDSVLDYTHG, encoded by the exons CCCAAATCGAGATAATACCGTGCAAAGTTTGCGGCGACAAGTCGTCCGGCGTGCACTATGGGGTGATCACATGCGAGGGCTGCAAAGGATTCTTCAGGCGTTCGCAGAGCACAG TGGTGAACTACCAGTGCCCGCGCAACaaggcctgcgtggtggaccGCGTCAACCGCAACAGATGCCAGTACTGCCGCCTGCAGAAGTGCCTCAAACTCGGCATGAGCCGTGatg CGGTCAAATTCGGTCGCATGTCAAAGAAACAACGTGAAAAAGTGGAGGATGAAGTGCGGTACCACAAAGCGCAAATGAGGGCGCAGAATGATGCCGCCCCAGACTCGGTGTACGACGCACAGCAGCAGACGCCGAGCTCCAGTGATCAATTCCATGGTCATTACAATGG AGTCCTGAACACCAATTCCAGATACCCTGGGTACGCGTCGCCGCTGTCATCGTACGGGTACAACAACGCCGGCCCACCGCTCACTTCTAACATGAGCAGCATCCAGGCCCAGCCACAGGCTCAGCAGCCGTACGACTACGCAGACTCCACCACCACCTACGAGCCCAAGCAGCCGGGCTACTTGGACGCTGACTTTATTGGCCAGG ACGATCAGCAAAAAAGCACGACCATCGTTCGACCGTCCGGATCGACGTCCACAACAACAGCAACCACAGCGACGACGACAATGCGGCAAACGACCATCAACGAGTTACCACGGAGCAGACTCCAAGAGTTCGATCGGTACGAACAGGACAGGATCCAGTCACCGGCCTCTATATCCAGTGGCGTGATCAACATAAAGCAGGAGATAAAACCGGAAACGTCTATGGGCGTCGACAACATCGTGGCGAGTTATGTGGACTCAACAACCTTCCTCCATAGTCCGTCAAATATCCAGCATAGTCCTATGGATATTCAGAATACGGTACTAGTCAGTGGTCAGAGTTCAGTGTCTCTGACTAGCGAGGACTTGAGCCCAGACGACCTGACGTCCAGCAGTGGGCATGGCCGGTTGATGGACCCCTTGAACATAAACATGTCCGGGATGGGAATGGTGAACCCCAACGCGGTGTCGAACCGACGGCACCAGGGCTCGAGTCACAGTGTTTCCAGCGATGACTTGCCGC TAGAAGGCGACATCAGCAAAGTCCTTGTGAAGAGTCTGGCGGAAGCGCACGCGAACACAAATCCAAAATTGGAGTACATAAACGAGATGTTCAGTAAACCGCAGGACGTTTCCAA GCTGTTGTTCTACAACTCGATGACGTACGAGGAGATGTGGCTCGACTGCGCCGACAAGCTGACAGCGATGATACAGAACATCATAGAGTTCGCCAAACTCATACCAGGGTTCATGAAGCTCACGCAAGATGATCAGATTCTGCTGTTAAAGTCAG gaTCGTTTGAGCTTGCCATCGTGCGTTTGTCGCGGCTGATCGACGTCAATCGCGAGCAGGTGTTATACGGAGATGTGGTACTGCCAATTAGAGAATGTGTTCATGCGCG TGATCCGCGCGATATGGCCCTAGTTTCGGGTATATTTGAGGCCGCGAAGAGCATTGCGCGACTCAAGCTTACTGAGTCTGAGTTAGCGTTATATCAAAGCTTAGTGCTGCTTTGGCCAG AACGTCACGGTGTAATGGGTAACACGGAGATCCGATGTCTATTCAACATGTCAATGTCGGCGATGCGTCATGAGATTGAAGCGAACCACGCGCCTTTGAAAGGGGATGTCACAGTGTTGGACACGCTTCTTGCGAAGATACCCACCTTcag GGAACTTTCACTGATGCATTTGGGAGCTCTGAGCCGCTTCAAGATGACTCACCCACACCACGTATTTCCAGCTCTTTATAAGGAACTGTTCTCTTTAGACAGTGTTCTTGATTACACACACGGATAA